Proteins from a single region of Synechococcus sp. WH 8109:
- a CDS encoding glycosyltransferase family 2 protein, which produces MSPKKHASTVDLSLVICTYGRTKQLAELIHSVRRQSMLPKEIIIIDQNPPGFLDSLINDCPEKLNIVHTKVTFTGASKARNLGASIATGELIAFPDDDCTYREDTIENVMHRFERNSELGVLIAGKDEIANTIRKDNQRRKGIIKIHTVLDLFRAKAETSNIFARKKALSDLKYVFDANIGPGKATEWASNEETDLLVRLLQKNIPIAKDETIRIMHHSCQGSLRKTLQYGMGRYELIKRNNLGFFIYFINLVQPIVRLILKPRLKHVPTCIMTIIGRSGLINNFIFIQRKYTQAKIR; this is translated from the coding sequence ATGTCTCCCAAGAAGCATGCAAGTACGGTCGATTTATCACTAGTAATATGCACATATGGCAGGACAAAACAATTAGCAGAGCTTATTCACTCAGTAAGACGCCAGTCGATGCTGCCAAAAGAAATTATAATTATAGACCAAAATCCACCCGGCTTCCTAGACAGCTTAATAAATGATTGCCCTGAAAAACTAAATATTGTTCACACAAAAGTCACATTCACCGGAGCCTCAAAGGCAAGAAATCTTGGAGCAAGCATCGCCACAGGCGAACTAATTGCATTCCCCGACGACGATTGCACTTATAGAGAAGATACAATAGAAAATGTCATGCACAGATTTGAAAGAAATAGCGAACTTGGCGTATTAATAGCTGGAAAAGATGAAATCGCAAATACCATTCGTAAAGACAATCAAAGAAGAAAAGGCATCATCAAAATACATACAGTCTTAGATCTATTCAGAGCCAAAGCAGAAACATCTAACATTTTTGCACGGAAGAAGGCATTAAGCGATTTAAAATATGTTTTTGATGCCAATATTGGCCCAGGGAAAGCCACAGAATGGGCCTCAAACGAAGAAACAGACTTACTAGTAAGACTCCTGCAAAAGAACATACCTATAGCGAAAGACGAAACAATCAGAATCATGCATCATTCTTGCCAGGGCTCGCTAAGAAAAACACTGCAGTATGGAATGGGGAGATATGAACTAATCAAAAGAAATAATCTTGGCTTTTTTATCTACTTTATAAATCTTGTTCAGCCAATTGTGCGGCTCATTCTTAAGCCGCGACTCAAGCATGTTCCAACATGCATTATGACAATCATAGGAAGATCCGGCCTAATTAACAATTTTATTTTTATTCAAAGAAAATATACTCAAGCCAAAATCAGATAA
- a CDS encoding CCA tRNA nucleotidyltransferase, with the protein MRGAAQDAGVTRLALVGGVVRDLLLHHLHGVPWAGVPDLDWVVEGDALALTDVLMQRCGSQRVTDVQHYGAYGTVALRFDGIPVDLASARREIYPAPAQNPKVEPGTLEQDLLRRDFTINAMAIDLMAEQLVDFHSGQRGLTDKQLTLLHDHSIRDDPTRVIRAARYAARLGFTLDEKTQDQITRTIQAWPWAWSTSASATAAPPALSTRLRMELHRLFQHEPWAQAIACLQEWQALSLIDPSLQGDPLLMRRLHWAQRLELPLVLALVSGTRHPLRVAQRLQLPGQEQQWLRQMLDLKQWLLADAPRVSSLPSVWSEALEARGAKAESVALLICLMPVQWKPLLRWWGRWRKIKSPKTARQLLDSGWSSGPALGQELNRLRHEAQDKS; encoded by the coding sequence TTGCGTGGTGCTGCTCAAGACGCAGGAGTGACGCGGCTAGCCCTCGTGGGTGGAGTGGTCCGAGATCTGCTGCTGCATCACCTGCATGGTGTTCCATGGGCCGGTGTTCCCGATCTGGATTGGGTTGTCGAGGGGGATGCTCTGGCCCTAACGGACGTGCTGATGCAGCGCTGTGGTTCGCAGCGGGTCACGGATGTGCAGCATTACGGGGCTTACGGGACAGTTGCACTGCGCTTCGATGGAATCCCTGTTGATTTGGCGTCAGCCCGGCGGGAGATCTACCCGGCTCCTGCTCAGAATCCCAAGGTGGAACCCGGCACGTTGGAGCAGGATCTTCTCCGGCGGGATTTCACCATCAATGCCATGGCTATTGATCTCATGGCTGAGCAGTTGGTTGATTTCCATTCGGGTCAACGCGGGTTGACCGACAAGCAATTGACACTGCTGCATGACCACAGCATTCGGGATGACCCCACGCGCGTGATCAGGGCAGCGCGCTATGCGGCTCGGCTGGGGTTCACGTTGGATGAAAAAACTCAGGACCAAATCACCCGAACCATTCAGGCCTGGCCCTGGGCTTGGTCCACCAGCGCTTCAGCCACGGCGGCCCCACCGGCGCTCTCGACCCGTCTGAGGATGGAACTCCACCGTTTGTTCCAGCATGAACCTTGGGCACAGGCCATCGCTTGTCTGCAGGAATGGCAGGCGTTGTCGCTGATTGATCCGAGCCTGCAGGGCGATCCGCTACTGATGCGGCGTCTGCACTGGGCTCAGCGGCTGGAGCTTCCCCTTGTGCTGGCTTTGGTGTCCGGTACCAGGCATCCGTTGCGCGTTGCGCAGCGACTTCAGCTTCCGGGTCAGGAGCAGCAGTGGTTGCGCCAGATGCTGGATTTGAAGCAATGGCTTCTGGCGGATGCCCCGCGTGTGTCGTCGCTCCCGTCGGTTTGGTCAGAGGCCTTGGAGGCACGTGGTGCGAAGGCTGAAAGCGTGGCTCTGCTGATCTGCCTGATGCCGGTTCAATGGAAACCCCTTTTGCGCTGGTGGGGGCGCTGGCGGAAGATCAAATCGCCGAAGACCGCTCGTCAGCTCCTGGACTCTGGCTGGAGTTCTGGTCCTGCTTTGGGACAGGAGTTGAACAGGCTCCGCCATGAGGCTCAGGACAAGTCGTGA
- a CDS encoding O-antigen ligase, translated as MLINACYIISFFFQKEVFSITGKSWINVIIVFWALYTTRLLYDVFLAKVSLSVPLWELLAWGLGSSLVSGVAACLFAPFKDLGRVLYKTIEFGVLLLGISVICFALKPGFDQGGFYLDHLNAITAANAGCSLVLLGLSSLIVRDYCLNPYCYSKCISFLGIIIGSFIVVFSATRGAILAMLIISLFGIWSAKGSLFTRFSFSTSGLLITFSIGIFVVVVLSNSGLLLDKVFTSRLWDTVLTRIEFWKLCFKEFLTSPFYGIGFNLQSLLGSLEIEQGIYFPHNYFFESLAIGGLLLTLPLLACFLIPITKVFSLSRANFLHLSLTLLAMQVVIYSMHNGHLGEYPAFWLILGLVAGRAKEFN; from the coding sequence ATGCTCATTAATGCCTGTTATATTATATCTTTCTTTTTTCAGAAAGAAGTTTTTTCGATTACTGGTAAATCTTGGATTAATGTAATTATAGTTTTTTGGGCTTTGTATACGACTAGACTTTTGTATGATGTTTTCTTGGCGAAAGTGAGCCTATCGGTTCCCTTATGGGAACTTCTTGCATGGGGTTTGGGTAGTTCATTAGTTAGTGGTGTGGCAGCTTGTCTCTTCGCGCCATTTAAAGACCTGGGAAGAGTTTTATACAAAACAATTGAGTTTGGTGTTCTTTTGCTTGGCATCTCGGTGATTTGCTTTGCGCTTAAGCCAGGATTTGATCAAGGTGGTTTTTACTTAGACCATTTAAATGCTATTACTGCTGCTAATGCTGGCTGTTCTCTTGTCTTGCTGGGTTTATCCAGTCTTATTGTAAGAGACTATTGTTTGAACCCTTATTGCTACTCCAAATGCATTTCATTCCTTGGAATAATAATTGGTTCTTTTATCGTAGTTTTCAGTGCTACACGGGGCGCGATTCTGGCAATGCTAATTATTTCGTTGTTTGGAATATGGTCTGCAAAAGGCTCTTTATTTACCCGATTTTCTTTCTCAACTTCTGGTCTTTTGATAACTTTTTCTATAGGGATATTCGTTGTTGTTGTCCTGTCTAATTCTGGTCTTTTGCTTGACAAAGTTTTTACCAGCAGGCTGTGGGATACGGTTCTTACAAGAATTGAATTCTGGAAATTGTGCTTCAAAGAATTTTTAACAAGTCCATTTTATGGCATTGGCTTCAACTTACAGTCATTGCTAGGAAGCCTTGAGATTGAGCAGGGTATTTACTTCCCTCATAATTACTTTTTTGAATCCTTGGCTATTGGAGGACTCTTATTGACTCTACCGTTGCTAGCTTGCTTTTTAATTCCAATAACTAAAGTATTCAGTCTTTCTCGTGCGAATTTTTTGCATCTTTCGCTCACTCTCTTGGCCATGCAAGTAGTAATATATTCTATGCATAATGGCCACTTGGGTGAATATCCTGCTTTTTGGCTTATTCTTGGTCTTGTTGCGGGGAGGGCAAAGGAATTTAATTAG
- the selD gene encoding selenide, water dikinase SelD: MTTGGTLLLAGGGHSHALLLKRWAMQPERRPPQSITLVNRCSTALYSGMVPGLIAGLYQRDELALDLRQLCDRAGVAFVEAEITGLNPEQNLLHLRDRPALHFNWLSLDVGAVSRPSAAGVPIKPLEASLSFLESEDPSDPNPLRVIGAGAAGLEVVLALRRRWPKRELKLQQRRGQLDLAVQRVLQKANIEVTDDDNHHNGPSLLCTGSQGPAWLATTGLPLAPDGRVRTDRHLRVEGHPCLFASGDCAVISASPRPASGVWAVRAGRPLAINLEAACKGQPLRPWHPQRKALQLIGSHEDAAWARWGGWRLGPSRLLWHLKQRIDRAFMNGFLQPAAMADSAPMACRGCAAKLPAQSLAASLERVGLGGQPEDAAHLAGQPGLLQSVDGFPALVSDPWLNGRLTALHACSDLWACGAPVSSAMATITLPMVSADEQQELLVQTLAGIRSVLDEQCAELIGGHTMESRSTSPLPASLGVQITLTVNGNSPQSPWLKTGLRPGDALLISRPLGTGVLFAGAMSGATKAADLDTALQTMACSQHTLLEQIEPIRGGIHACTDITGFGLLGHLGEMLQNSPGLTVELEGSAIPAYPGALELFERGISSTLAPSNRAAWRWLEGPVQLRDHESPALLELLVDPQTCGPLLLACTSKAATQLTRNGPWLQIGNTTAAHD; this comes from the coding sequence ACGACCGGCGGGACACTGCTTCTAGCCGGCGGCGGCCACAGCCATGCGCTTCTGCTCAAACGATGGGCCATGCAGCCGGAACGACGCCCACCGCAGAGCATCACCCTGGTCAACCGCTGCAGCACAGCCCTGTATTCAGGCATGGTGCCGGGATTGATCGCCGGGCTGTATCAACGCGACGAGCTCGCCCTCGACCTGCGACAGCTCTGTGACCGAGCCGGGGTGGCTTTCGTGGAAGCAGAAATCACCGGATTGAATCCTGAGCAAAACCTTCTGCACCTTCGCGACCGCCCTGCACTCCACTTCAATTGGCTCAGCCTGGATGTGGGAGCGGTGAGCCGACCGAGCGCCGCAGGGGTCCCAATCAAACCGTTGGAAGCCTCGCTTTCCTTTCTCGAAAGCGAAGACCCAAGCGATCCCAATCCACTGCGGGTGATCGGAGCGGGAGCTGCCGGCCTGGAGGTGGTCCTGGCCCTGCGCCGTCGCTGGCCAAAACGCGAGCTCAAGCTGCAACAGCGCAGGGGACAACTGGATCTAGCCGTCCAACGCGTGCTGCAAAAGGCCAATATCGAAGTCACCGACGACGATAACCACCACAACGGACCCAGCCTGCTCTGCACGGGAAGCCAGGGGCCCGCCTGGCTGGCGACGACTGGTCTGCCCTTAGCTCCCGATGGCCGGGTCCGCACCGATCGCCACCTGAGGGTCGAAGGCCATCCATGCCTGTTCGCCAGCGGCGACTGTGCCGTGATCAGCGCATCACCCCGGCCGGCGTCTGGGGTGTGGGCGGTGCGCGCCGGACGCCCCTTGGCCATCAATCTGGAAGCGGCCTGCAAGGGGCAACCCCTGCGGCCCTGGCATCCCCAGCGCAAGGCTCTGCAGCTCATCGGCAGTCATGAAGATGCCGCCTGGGCGCGTTGGGGCGGCTGGCGACTGGGGCCATCCCGACTGCTTTGGCACCTGAAGCAACGCATTGATCGGGCCTTCATGAATGGATTTCTACAGCCAGCAGCGATGGCCGATTCAGCACCGATGGCCTGCCGGGGCTGCGCTGCCAAGTTGCCGGCCCAATCCCTGGCAGCATCACTGGAGCGGGTGGGGCTTGGCGGACAGCCCGAAGACGCCGCCCATCTCGCTGGGCAGCCAGGACTCCTGCAGAGCGTAGATGGCTTTCCAGCCCTGGTGAGTGACCCCTGGCTCAATGGCCGTCTGACGGCCCTGCACGCCTGCTCTGATCTCTGGGCCTGCGGTGCCCCGGTCTCCAGCGCCATGGCAACGATTACGCTGCCGATGGTTTCAGCCGACGAACAGCAGGAGCTGCTGGTGCAGACCCTGGCAGGCATCCGCTCGGTTCTGGATGAACAGTGCGCCGAGCTGATAGGTGGACACACGATGGAATCCCGCAGCACCTCACCGCTGCCGGCCAGCCTCGGGGTGCAGATCACCCTCACGGTGAATGGCAACAGCCCCCAATCACCCTGGCTGAAAACGGGACTGCGCCCAGGAGACGCCCTGCTGATCAGTCGCCCCCTGGGCACTGGAGTGCTGTTTGCAGGGGCCATGAGTGGCGCCACCAAGGCAGCTGATCTGGATACTGCGCTGCAGACCATGGCCTGCAGCCAGCACACGCTGCTTGAACAGATCGAGCCGATCCGCGGGGGCATTCACGCCTGCACCGACATCACCGGTTTCGGCCTGCTTGGGCATCTGGGCGAAATGCTCCAGAACAGTCCAGGACTGACCGTCGAACTGGAGGGTTCTGCCATCCCTGCGTACCCCGGTGCACTTGAGCTCTTCGAACGCGGCATCTCCAGCACGCTGGCCCCCTCCAACCGTGCTGCCTGGCGATGGCTCGAAGGCCCGGTTCAGCTCAGAGACCACGAGTCCCCGGCCTTGCTCGAACTGCTGGTGGACCCACAGACCTGTGGCCCCTTGCTGCTGGCCTGCACCAGCAAAGCCGCCACTCAACTCACTCGGAACGGCCCATGGCTTCAGATCGGCAACACAACAGCCGCGCATGACTGA
- a CDS encoding UvrD-helicase domain-containing protein, which yields MSFLDGLNDAQRRAVDHYQGPLLVVAGAGSGKTRALTHRIAHLIGEHGVDPAQILAVTFTNKAAREMKERLELLLAQKLAQSQYGQPWSTLPAVEQRQSRSRIYREVTKELWIGTFHALFARMLRYDIDKFQDSEGLTWTKQFSIYDEADAQSLVKEIVTQELQLDPKRFDPKKTRWAISNAKNQGWLPDQFEANAEGQRGKLTADVYRRYRKALAANNALDFDDLLLLPVQLLQQNEQVRSYWHRRFRHVLVDEYQDTNRTQYDLIKLLVTDGQEPQDYDDWAGRSVFVVGDADQSIYSFRAADFTILMGFQDDFGDQAPDEATRTMVKLEKNYRSTATILEAANALISHNSERIDKVLLPTRGEGELISLTRCDDEIAEAEAVVHRLRTMEAANPELSWGDMAVLYRTNAQSRAIEESLVRWGIPYIVVGGLRFYDRREIKDLLAYLRLLINPADTVSLLRVINVPKRGIGKTTIQRLTDAANQLGIPLWDVVSDPEAVRSLGGRSAKGLLQFCDLVNDLQLRSHEVTPSELIQQVMEKSGYVSELIADGTDEAEERRRNLQELVNAALQYQEENEEGDLEGFLASAALASDADSKDTAADRVTLMTLHSSKGLEFPVVCLVGLEQGLFPSYRSLDDPASLEEERRLCYVGITRAKERLFLSHVSERRLWGGMREAAVPSVFLSELPEALVQGDIPQSCGVALRRERRLERLTRVDRDKPLSAPANAVRRRQAGPAPGRSWQVGDQLMHASFGVGEITHTFGSGEKVSIAVKFAGMGPKILDPRLAPIEPVG from the coding sequence ATGAGCTTCTTGGATGGCCTCAACGATGCCCAGCGCAGGGCGGTGGATCACTACCAAGGTCCTCTGTTGGTGGTTGCCGGCGCCGGTAGCGGCAAGACCCGGGCCCTCACCCATCGCATTGCTCACCTGATTGGGGAGCACGGTGTAGATCCAGCGCAGATTCTGGCCGTCACATTCACCAACAAGGCCGCTCGCGAAATGAAGGAGCGGCTTGAGCTGCTCTTGGCCCAGAAGCTGGCGCAGAGTCAGTACGGCCAGCCCTGGAGCACTCTGCCGGCGGTGGAGCAGCGTCAGTCGCGTTCGCGCATCTACCGCGAAGTCACCAAAGAACTCTGGATCGGCACCTTCCACGCCTTATTTGCGCGGATGCTCCGCTACGACATCGACAAATTCCAGGACTCCGAAGGACTCACCTGGACCAAGCAGTTTTCGATCTACGACGAAGCTGATGCCCAGAGCTTGGTCAAGGAGATCGTCACTCAGGAACTGCAGCTGGATCCCAAACGCTTTGACCCCAAGAAGACCCGTTGGGCGATCAGCAACGCCAAAAACCAGGGATGGCTGCCCGACCAGTTTGAGGCCAACGCCGAAGGGCAGCGGGGCAAGCTCACCGCCGATGTCTACCGGCGTTACCGCAAGGCATTGGCGGCAAACAATGCCCTCGACTTTGACGATTTGCTGCTTCTCCCGGTGCAGCTCTTGCAGCAAAACGAGCAGGTGCGCAGCTACTGGCACCGTCGTTTCCGTCACGTTCTGGTGGATGAGTATCAGGACACCAACCGCACCCAGTACGACCTGATCAAGCTGTTGGTGACCGATGGCCAGGAACCGCAGGATTACGACGACTGGGCAGGGCGTTCGGTGTTTGTGGTGGGTGACGCCGACCAGAGCATTTACAGCTTCCGGGCTGCAGATTTCACAATCCTGATGGGCTTTCAGGACGATTTCGGTGATCAGGCTCCGGATGAGGCCACGCGCACGATGGTGAAGCTGGAAAAGAATTACCGCTCCACCGCCACCATCCTTGAGGCCGCCAATGCGCTGATTTCCCACAACAGCGAACGGATCGACAAAGTGTTGCTCCCCACGCGTGGTGAGGGGGAATTGATCTCTCTCACCCGCTGTGATGACGAAATCGCTGAGGCGGAGGCTGTGGTGCACCGGTTGCGCACGATGGAGGCGGCCAATCCCGAGCTCAGCTGGGGTGACATGGCTGTGCTTTATCGCACCAATGCCCAGTCCCGTGCGATCGAGGAATCGCTGGTGCGCTGGGGCATCCCTTACATCGTTGTGGGGGGACTGCGCTTCTACGACCGGCGTGAGATCAAAGATCTTCTGGCCTATCTGCGGCTGCTGATCAACCCTGCGGACACCGTCAGTCTGCTGCGGGTGATCAATGTGCCCAAGCGCGGCATAGGCAAGACCACGATCCAGCGGCTCACCGATGCGGCCAATCAATTGGGCATTCCGCTCTGGGATGTGGTGAGTGACCCTGAAGCGGTGCGTTCCTTGGGTGGTCGTTCCGCCAAGGGGCTGCTGCAGTTCTGCGATCTGGTGAACGATCTCCAGTTGCGCAGTCATGAGGTGACTCCCTCGGAACTGATTCAGCAGGTGATGGAGAAAAGCGGTTATGTCAGCGAGTTGATCGCTGATGGCACCGATGAGGCCGAGGAACGGCGTCGCAACCTGCAGGAATTGGTGAACGCCGCTCTTCAGTACCAGGAGGAGAACGAGGAGGGTGATCTGGAGGGATTCCTGGCCAGTGCAGCACTGGCCAGTGATGCCGACAGCAAAGACACCGCCGCGGATCGTGTCACCTTGATGACGCTGCATAGCAGCAAGGGGTTGGAGTTTCCTGTGGTCTGCCTGGTGGGTTTGGAGCAGGGACTGTTCCCCAGCTATCGCTCCCTCGACGATCCGGCATCACTGGAGGAGGAACGACGTCTTTGCTACGTGGGCATCACCCGGGCGAAGGAGCGTTTGTTCCTCTCCCATGTCAGTGAGCGGCGTCTTTGGGGTGGGATGCGCGAGGCGGCGGTTCCGTCGGTGTTTCTTTCGGAGCTGCCGGAGGCCCTGGTGCAGGGGGACATTCCCCAGAGTTGTGGAGTAGCGCTTCGGCGTGAGCGGCGCCTGGAACGGCTCACCCGCGTGGATCGCGACAAACCGTTATCGGCTCCAGCGAATGCGGTGCGGCGACGTCAGGCAGGGCCAGCTCCCGGTCGGAGCTGGCAGGTGGGTGACCAGTTGATGCATGCCAGCTTCGGTGTTGGGGAGATCACCCATACCTTCGGTAGTGGTGAGAAGGTCTCAATTGCGGTCAAGTTTGCAGGGATGGGCCCCAAGATCCTGGATCCGCGCCTCGCCCCAATCGAGCCTGTTGGTTGA